GATACCAAGACACGATTAATCGACCAACTCGATAGGACCAATGTAGAAAAGAACAGGGAATACAACATTCAAGCCCCAGTACCAATTCGTGATTTCCAAACACTCGTCTCAGCTGTTGTCTCGCCAAAGATTCGAGCTGTTGGTAATCTAGCTAACGATCTGACAACCGGAGTTTTGACAACATTCACAGCCTTAAGTGGGGGATCATCTGGCAATGGAAATGCCCAAGCTGGTCTTGGCAATATCGTAACGAAATTCTTGAGTTTCTCTGGGCCAATTTTACAAGGATCATCAGGATCAACGACGGAATCTGTGCCCGATTCCGAAGAAGATAACTATTAGAGACAAGAAAAAGggacttaatttaaaaaaaaatctttgttttgtaaaatatttctaCCTTAAGTGGTTgtgtatgatatttttttttttctattaggaatttcgattttgtacctaaatttactttttgttaGTAAATTGATTAGATATTTACGAATtgtattgaatttattattttttttgctttgtttttttatttaaatttaaaaaaaaagtagagaacaatttgtaaatttttaagaaactaaaaaaaaacaagactccTATAAATGATTGTTTTCCTAGCGCCTAAGAATTATTATCCAAATCCACATTcccataaaaattttgtaaaaaataaattaatggtgGGAAGTAtataagataaaacaaaaaaatgcacacACATTCACACATTTTCAttgtaaaaatacaaaaaaaaaatcattttgttggCTAATTTTATGCTGATAAAccttaattaataataaaaacgaaaggaataaaagttacaaacactgttttatttattaaaattcctGGTGGGACAAACTTTCAACTTTCTGCTCATAGCTTTGCAATGACTTAGGTTTacaaagaccaaaaaaaaaacaggtcaaattttttgacgaatttttttatacacttttttcagaaaaacaaacacaagaaAACCGAATCAATGAGGAATGGAAGGGCTATAGAAGTAAATAAGAAAGATGAAGACATACCCGAATTTAACAGAGAGAATGTATCATTGGACATCCCAGATAGACTTTTTTCACAGTCATTTTCAACATTGACGAATGTGTCGAAAGTTGCATCAAACTTCATTATGGTAAAGTATCTaatcaaagttttaaaaaatgttttttttaacaaaggcAATCTAGttgagaagaaaaaatattgagaatttTTACATTCCATGCATCAAAGTAGTTTCCAAGTTTATGTAATAGTCATTTCAACGATTTTAATCTAAACTCTAGTCTGTGAACTAGGAGCTCACACATCATACACTTTATTATTGTTAAGTTAAAGATTCcagaagatttttgaaaaaaagagcgtttcgaaattccaaaaaagtaaTGTGACCTTCATTTTTATGACAGAAGTTCATTATCAGCTTCAGTCCAAAATTTTACCACAGATTTCCAAAGGACGTTTTAAGGAAATGTTATAACTCTCACCCAGAGAGATTCCTTCATACCAGGTCCTATGGATGTAGAAAAAGAGTAGCAcaccattttttctttaaatatgttTGAACATACAAATATTTACTATTGGCCTATTCAAGGTTCATATGTAGCACCTTAAATACCTAAGCCATTTTCGGAGACCAAAAgttgtgttacaaaataaaaatcatgtcaattactttggaaatgacctcgcagaggttgtaggtatcactgagtacatcatatttcggcacttgaaatttttcgtagaccttcaaaatttcaagttatcgtcaaaaaaacgattttcaatgttttcagatttcaactattttttactcagccattttcaggtcaatttcagattttttagaacaataaaactgtttattcaaaaaaatttaaaaacacaaaatgtagcttaaaacggtctccgatctctaaaaaacgttgaaaaaatgttgtgctttgagattcagcccataaaatctacacccaatttgttgcttgagcataataaaaaatattttcaaaaagaataagTTCTCCTCTGTTAAGAACTGTATGAATCTGAAAGTGAAAGTcgctgagtaaaaaatcgttgaaatctgaaaatattgaaaaacgtttttttgaccataacttgaaattttgagggtctacgaaaaatttcaagtgccgaaatatgatgtactcagtgatacctacaacctctgctaggtcatttccaaagtaattgacatgatttttattttgtaacacagtgttattagCAGTAAATGAGTGCTatggaaaaatgtcaaaaactaatattttggttattaattttaacaaaaaatatttagatataaaaaaaattttaaatgtacgCATTTATAATATTAATTCAAGTTAGCTCGTAATATTACCTAttcgacatttttttagaaaatttttttgaaaattggctGAAAAAATTGGTTCGGTTAAAGAGGAaaattc
This DNA window, taken from Episyrphus balteatus chromosome 2, idEpiBalt1.1, whole genome shotgun sequence, encodes the following:
- the LOC129909713 gene encoding uncharacterized protein LOC129909713 — its product is MHPRSSICILVILMAVLICDLTTALPSVRVKRQDAAAATTTLEEPKSNDLNPIDSQDGNLSDVDRNKRKVPDAAFEAKNAVLGFVFGKIDSLLDTKTRLIDQLDRTNVEKNREYNIQAPVPIRDFQTLVSAVVSPKIRAVGNLANDLTTGVLTTFTALSGGSSGNGNAQAGLGNIVTKFLSFSGPILQGSSGSTTESVPDSEEDNYKNKHKKTESMRNGRAIEVNKKDEDIPEFNRENVSLDIPDRLFSQSFSTLTNVSKVASNFIMNTARRYARFVLFFKPLFGDALKVEGYNPPTSTTESP